ATTCGTACCGTATGTAATATCGGCTTTATACGCTTCCCGCTTCTCGTCCTTGGACATGGAGTTCAGGTTCAGGCCGACAGTCAGGCCAAGGAAGTTGTACAACTTGCCCATTTCCTCGGCATCACGGCTCGCCAGGTAATCATTGACCGTGATGACGTGAACGCCTTTACCTGTGATCGCATTCAAGTACACCGGCATGGTCGCCGTCAACGTTTTACCTTCACCGGTTTTCATCTCGGAGATGTTCCCGCCGTGGAGGGAGACACCACCCATGAGCTGAACACGGTACGGATACAGACCAAGCACGCGGCGGGCCGCTTCCCGCACGACAGCAAATGCTTCAACGAGCATATCCTCTAATTCTTCACCTTTTTGGTAGCGTTCTTTGAAACGCTCCGTTCTTTCACGGATTTCGTCATCCGTCAAACGCTCCATATCCGGGCCTAATTCTTCTATTTGATCGGCCAGTTTCTCAAGCCTCTTTAATTCTCTTTTATTTGCATCGAACACTTTATTCAGTAGACCAAGCATATATGAACGCTCCTTTATCTGTGTTTAAATGAGAGCCAAACGTCACCAGTATAACGAAAGAAAATGAGATTCCGATGAGAAAGATGTGAAATCCTTGTAAATCATCCGATTCACGCTCCACTCACTCTACATAAAATTCGCTACAAAAGCCCGATATCCTCCCAAAAAACACGATATATTCCCTACCAATCTTACCACTATCCCCTATTGGTTACAACTGGAGGCTTTTGTGGAGGAGGGACGTGCTGGTCTTTGAGGGACGGACCTCCAGATTCCCGTCCACAGGAGAAAGGAATGCTATGGTATCAAGCTTCCCTCCTATAAAAATCATCAAAAGGGAGGTCCGTCCCTCAAAAAGCACACCAAAAAAAGCCGCCTTTTCAGACGACTTTCAGTTGCATCTTAGATTTGGTTGTCAGGCGTTTACCGTTTTCAGCAGTTCCTGGACGGTGTCCTGGTAGCTTTCCCAGATTTGTTTGCTTCGTCTGGAGATGCTGTTGGCGGAGACGTCGAAGTGCTCGGCCAGTTCTTTTTGAACGTGGCGGATGCTGATTTCGTCGATGTTCTTCGCCATGTCGACCATCGCGCCCGAGTAGATTTTCGGGTTGCGGATCGTCGGGCGTTCTGTGTAGAAGTATTTTTCCAATACGGCTACGAGCAGATCGCTTTCTTTTTTATTCTCCCCTTTTTCAGTAAGGAAGCTTTGCAATGCAGTGATCGCCTCCACGTACTCAGGGGTTTTCCAGATTTCGATGCCTTCCGTTCCGGCTTCTGTTTCTTCACCAGATTCAAGGACAGCATCCGCTTCTTCTGTTTGCTTAGCAGGTGCCGCGGCTTTCCCTGCCTTCTTCTTTTCGGCACTGTAAAGGACGAATCCTACATCTGCAAGTTCAAGGTACTGTCCTGATAGATAATCGTTCAGGTTCGTAAATTCACCTTGCTCGTAGCGGATCTTCACAAGTTCCATTGCGGCTTTCTCGATCACAGGATAAATGAAGTATTGAGCGAATGGCAGATACTTCTCACCGTTCGGCAGCAGTAATCCCAAGAAGAAGCTGTTCTCCTCAAGCTTACCGAATTTCTCGGTGACAACAAGTGTATCACCTGAGATTGCTTCCTGGACACGCAGCGTCTGATCGTCAATTTTCTCGACTGTACCAGCCGTCACACGGACATTCTTCCATGATTCAAGCACTGCTTTTGTCTGAGGACGGGTAACCGTACCCAGTTGCTTATCCACAAATCGCTCAATCAGGCGGACGCCTTCCCCATCCTTTTGAGTCGCACCGTACCAGCTGACAAACGCCATTTCATAAATATCCGGGTCTGCCTGCATCAGATCCAT
The nucleotide sequence above comes from Bacillus sp. KH172YL63. Encoded proteins:
- a CDS encoding YecA family protein; amino-acid sequence: MSTVGRNEPCPCGSGKKYKKCCENAVNIDALVNQELDVLQAQLYDFIATAQSAEMEESYHRYLTKMDLMQADPDIYEMAFVSWYGATQKDGEGVRLIERFVDKQLGTVTRPQTKAVLESWKNVRVTAGTVEKIDDQTLRVQEAISGDTLVVTEKFGKLEENSFFLGLLLPNGEKYLPFAQYFIYPVIEKAAMELVKIRYEQGEFTNLNDYLSGQYLELADVGFVLYSAEKKKAGKAAAPAKQTEEADAVLESGEETEAGTEGIEIWKTPEYVEAITALQSFLTEKGENKKESDLLVAVLEKYFYTERPTIRNPKIYSGAMVDMAKNIDEISIRHVQKELAEHFDVSANSISRRSKQIWESYQDTVQELLKTVNA